In Streptomyces sp. NBC_00704, a genomic segment contains:
- a CDS encoding helix-hairpin-helix domain-containing protein gives MSTEPDSPQSTENAAPAGPDAAEEPGTPAAAEDANAGTGTASDGPGGPDRAGDARASEADAAAPRADGTTSPKDGESAGTGPEGSADDAEALAGDTDAGAADEDGEGDGDGSASSTAEAAAAAEAAAQLSEAQAELAAQKLERERIARRKAEKAAPIAAGAKLSGKAADLLAAVRAVEGGATPPATVFGAEPAPRRAVPEPVRRPQPAPAESLPSAPAADTVEGVRRVLAGGGAPEALAAQAAAALGEGAEDVLREDPWQLLRVPGVRPEQADGFARALLGPQCAPDDERRGRAVTVWLLEQAALAGHTALELPTLTAALVRQAVPDADAAVQSTLAEGEALVFQDALDDAPAADRPDAASVPGGHREHGSHAEQREKGEQGDDGPEGEEARPVRVLVGLERYALAEESLADALARVVNSLAKEASAPWEPAAAGTSGSTAELIRAVAGHGLVLHTGGEAARAEPAALLTAALRLGLRAVAACHTSDGRRRFTALLGEAAPDGAVVTVPGLLSGAEGPGRDGDGAFALDLLIVLDAPQLDVESAAMLAESLPDGARLVLSGDPAVLWSAGPGRVFADLLAARACPQVASRVPDPGPLGELVSGVGIGELNQVDAPGKEIVIVPVRDAGEAVHRTVQLLADSVPRAFGITSDEAVVITPGHGGAAGTRALNTALKERLNPGPGRFGGFDPGDRIAYSPAPGRTVTGRVVTADADGLHLTCADVPVVVPRERVEQTVRHGWALTAHQAVGSRWPAAVVVLPGDGARALSRPWVYTAFGRAERHLSVVHGVEQALPRAVAEVPAKPRTTRLPVLLRTQLPAAR, from the coding sequence GTGAGCACGGAGCCGGATTCCCCGCAGAGCACGGAGAACGCCGCACCGGCGGGGCCGGACGCCGCCGAGGAGCCCGGAACGCCGGCCGCCGCCGAGGACGCGAACGCCGGGACGGGCACCGCGTCGGACGGCCCCGGCGGCCCGGACCGTGCGGGCGACGCCCGCGCCTCCGAGGCCGACGCGGCGGCACCCCGGGCCGACGGAACCACGTCCCCGAAAGACGGCGAGAGCGCCGGTACGGGCCCGGAGGGCTCCGCCGACGACGCGGAGGCCCTCGCGGGCGACACCGATGCCGGCGCGGCCGACGAGGACGGTGAGGGCGACGGCGACGGCAGTGCTTCCTCGACCGCCGAGGCCGCGGCCGCGGCGGAGGCCGCCGCGCAGCTCTCCGAGGCGCAGGCCGAACTCGCCGCGCAGAAGCTGGAGCGGGAGCGGATCGCGCGGCGCAAGGCCGAGAAGGCGGCCCCCATCGCCGCCGGGGCCAAGCTCAGCGGGAAGGCGGCCGATCTGCTGGCCGCGGTTCGGGCTGTGGAGGGCGGGGCCACGCCCCCGGCCACGGTCTTCGGCGCGGAACCCGCCCCGCGCCGCGCCGTGCCCGAGCCGGTCCGGCGGCCGCAGCCCGCGCCCGCCGAGTCCCTCCCGTCGGCTCCGGCGGCCGACACCGTCGAGGGCGTGCGGCGCGTGCTGGCCGGCGGCGGCGCGCCCGAGGCGCTCGCGGCACAGGCCGCCGCCGCGCTCGGCGAGGGCGCCGAGGACGTCCTGCGCGAGGACCCGTGGCAGTTGCTGCGGGTCCCCGGCGTCCGGCCCGAGCAGGCCGACGGGTTCGCGCGGGCGCTGCTGGGCCCGCAGTGCGCCCCCGACGACGAGCGGCGCGGCCGCGCCGTGACGGTCTGGCTGCTGGAGCAGGCCGCGCTGGCCGGGCACACGGCCCTGGAGCTGCCCACGCTCACCGCCGCACTCGTACGGCAGGCCGTGCCGGACGCCGACGCGGCCGTACAGAGCACCTTGGCCGAAGGAGAGGCCCTGGTCTTCCAGGACGCCCTGGACGACGCGCCTGCGGCCGATCGTCCGGACGCGGCCTCCGTGCCGGGCGGCCACCGCGAACACGGCTCCCACGCCGAGCAGAGGGAGAAGGGGGAGCAGGGAGACGACGGGCCGGAGGGCGAGGAGGCCCGGCCGGTCCGGGTGCTGGTCGGCCTGGAGCGGTACGCGCTCGCCGAGGAGAGCCTGGCCGACGCCCTGGCCCGCGTGGTCAACTCCCTGGCCAAGGAGGCGTCCGCACCGTGGGAGCCCGCGGCCGCCGGCACGTCCGGCAGCACCGCCGAACTGATCCGCGCCGTGGCCGGGCACGGGCTGGTGCTGCACACCGGGGGCGAGGCCGCCCGCGCCGAGCCCGCCGCGCTCCTCACCGCTGCCCTCCGACTGGGCCTGCGCGCCGTCGCCGCGTGCCACACCTCCGACGGCCGACGGCGATTCACGGCCCTCCTCGGCGAGGCGGCCCCGGACGGCGCGGTGGTGACCGTCCCCGGTCTCCTCTCCGGCGCCGAGGGTCCGGGCCGGGACGGCGACGGGGCCTTCGCGCTGGACCTGCTGATCGTGCTCGACGCGCCGCAACTGGACGTGGAGAGCGCCGCGATGCTCGCCGAGTCCCTGCCGGACGGGGCACGCCTGGTGCTCAGCGGCGACCCGGCGGTGCTGTGGTCGGCGGGGCCCGGCCGGGTCTTCGCCGACCTGCTCGCGGCGCGCGCCTGCCCCCAGGTCGCCTCGCGCGTCCCCGACCCCGGCCCGCTCGGCGAGCTGGTGTCCGGGGTCGGCATCGGCGAGCTGAACCAGGTCGACGCACCGGGCAAGGAGATCGTGATCGTGCCGGTGCGCGACGCGGGCGAGGCCGTCCACCGCACGGTGCAGCTCCTCGCCGACTCGGTGCCGCGGGCCTTCGGGATCACGTCCGACGAAGCGGTGGTGATCACGCCGGGACACGGCGGCGCGGCCGGTACCCGTGCTCTCAACACGGCTCTGAAGGAACGGCTCAATCCCGGCCCCGGCCGCTTCGGCGGCTTCGACCCCGGCGACCGGATCGCCTACTCCCCCGCGCCGGGCCGTACGGTGACCGGCCGGGTGGTGACGGCCGACGCGGACGGGCTGCACCTGACGTGCGCGGACGTCCCCGTCGTCGTCCCGAGGGAACGGGTGGAGCAGACCGTGCGCCACGGGTGGGCGCTCACCGCTCACCAGGCCGTCGGCAGCCGGTGGCCCGCGGCGGTCGTGGTGCTGCCCGGGGACGGGGCGCGAGCCCTGTCCCGCCCCTGGGTGTACACGGCCTTCGGCCGGGCGGAGCGTCATCTGTCGGTGGTGCACGGAGTGGAGCAGGCCCTGCCGCGGGCGGTCGCGGAGGTTCCCGCGAAACCGCGCACGACGCGCCTGCCGGTGCTGCTGCGCACCCAGCTCCCGGCGGCGCGGTAG
- a CDS encoding DUF5703 family protein: MPEYEFVDVYVPRGVSRKEATRLLTDHAEYGHWELDRLSLLRDGSRRVRLRRRIIRQVRATW; the protein is encoded by the coding sequence ATGCCGGAATACGAATTCGTCGACGTCTACGTGCCGCGCGGGGTCTCCCGCAAGGAGGCGACGCGACTGCTGACCGACCATGCCGAGTACGGACACTGGGAGTTGGACCGCCTGAGCCTGCTGCGCGACGGCAGCCGCAGGGTGCGGTTGCGCCGGCGGATCATCCGCCAGGTGCGTGCCACCTGGTGA
- a CDS encoding chaplin, with amino-acid sequence MRQVTRKSLMTVAAATGVIAAAGGYAHADAGANGYATDSPGVLSGNSVQAPINVPVNVCGNTVDVVGALNPTFGNSCVNKGGGAPSRGYGEHRGGAGHSGSHGGNQGGNQGAGHNGGHAGGHNSGHNGGHGGHNGGHGGYDGGHGGSGGAQAGGHTGGSPGVGSGNHVQAPVDVPVNVCGNGIDVVGILNPSFGNDCANDSGPGMHTPPSRGHETPGRPGGHDHGKPGVSTPSHPGGVPSTPHHVTPAGASSVHGPAVRAPQLAHTGSEMPMGLVLPVGAGALLAGAVLYRKARPSA; translated from the coding sequence ATGCGACAGGTCACCCGCAAAAGCCTCATGACCGTGGCGGCGGCAACGGGGGTGATCGCCGCCGCCGGCGGCTACGCCCACGCCGACGCCGGCGCGAACGGCTACGCCACCGACTCGCCCGGCGTCCTGTCGGGCAACTCGGTGCAGGCGCCGATCAACGTTCCCGTCAACGTGTGCGGCAACACCGTCGACGTCGTCGGGGCCCTCAACCCGACCTTCGGCAACTCCTGCGTCAACAAGGGCGGCGGCGCCCCCTCGCGCGGATACGGCGAGCACCGGGGCGGCGCCGGCCACTCCGGGAGCCATGGCGGGAACCAGGGCGGGAACCAGGGCGCAGGCCACAACGGCGGCCACGCCGGAGGACACAACAGCGGCCACAACGGCGGTCACGGCGGCCACAACGGCGGTCACGGCGGCTACGACGGTGGTCACGGCGGCTCCGGGGGTGCGCAGGCCGGCGGCCACACGGGCGGATCGCCGGGCGTCGGCTCCGGCAACCACGTCCAGGCGCCGGTCGACGTGCCGGTGAACGTGTGCGGCAACGGCATCGACGTCGTCGGGATCCTCAACCCGAGCTTCGGCAACGACTGCGCCAACGACAGCGGTCCCGGCATGCACACGCCCCCGTCCCGCGGCCACGAGACCCCGGGCAGGCCCGGCGGCCACGACCACGGCAAGCCGGGCGTGTCCACCCCGTCCCACCCCGGCGGCGTGCCGTCCACCCCCCACCACGTGACGCCGGCCGGCGCCTCCTCCGTGCACGGGCCCGCCGTCCGGGCCCCGCAGCTCGCGCACACGGGCAGCGAGATGCCGATGGGCCTCGTCCTGCCGGTCGGCGCGGGCGCGCTGCTCGCGGGCGCGGTGCTCTACCGCAAGGCGCGCCCCTCCGCGTAA
- the chpH gene encoding chaplin ChpH — translation MIKKVVAAAAATGGLVLAGAGLAVADAGAQGAAVGSPGVVSGNVIQVPVHVPVNVCGNTISVIGLLNPAFGNTCVND, via the coding sequence ATGATCAAGAAGGTCGTCGCTGCTGCGGCTGCCACTGGTGGGCTGGTTCTCGCGGGTGCGGGCCTCGCCGTCGCCGACGCCGGTGCCCAGGGTGCCGCGGTGGGCTCCCCGGGTGTGGTGTCCGGCAACGTCATCCAGGTTCCCGTGCACGTCCCGGTGAACGTCTGCGGCAACACGATCTCGGTGATCGGGCTGCTGAACCCCGCCTTCGGCAACACCTGCGTCAACGACTGA
- a CDS encoding M20/M25/M40 family metallo-hydrolase: protein MSATDDTARTVTGEDEVVDLCRELIRIDTSNYGDHSGPGERKAAEWVAEKLAEVGLEPEIFESHPGRASTVARIAGEDPSRPALLIHGHLDVVPANAADWTHHPFSGEVADGCVWGRGAVDMKDMDAMTLAVVRDRLRSGRRPPRDIVLAFLADEEAGGTYGARHLVDRHPHLFDGVTEAISEVGGFSFTVSEERRLYLVQTAEKGMHWMKLTVAGTAGHGSMIHRDNAITELSEAVARLGRHTFPVRVTKTTRAFLDELGDALGTPLDPEDMQATLARLGGIAKLIGATLSNTANPTQLGAGYKVNVIPGEATAHVDGRFLPGYEDEFLADLDRILGPNVRREDVHSDKALETSFDGALVEAMQSSLLAEDPTAKAVPYMLSGGTDAKSFDDLGIRGFGFAPLKLPPELDFAGMFHGVDERVPVDGLKFGVRVLDRFIDAS from the coding sequence GTGAGCGCGACGGACGACACGGCCAGGACCGTCACCGGCGAGGACGAGGTCGTGGACCTCTGCCGCGAGCTGATCCGGATCGACACCAGCAACTACGGCGACCACTCGGGCCCCGGCGAGCGCAAGGCGGCCGAGTGGGTCGCCGAGAAGCTCGCCGAGGTGGGCCTCGAACCCGAGATCTTCGAATCCCATCCGGGCCGCGCCTCCACGGTGGCCCGCATCGCGGGCGAGGACCCGTCGAGGCCGGCCCTGCTCATCCACGGCCATCTCGACGTCGTCCCGGCCAACGCGGCCGACTGGACCCACCACCCCTTCTCCGGCGAGGTCGCCGACGGCTGCGTGTGGGGCCGCGGCGCGGTCGACATGAAGGACATGGACGCGATGACGCTGGCCGTCGTCCGCGACCGCCTGCGCTCCGGGCGCAGGCCCCCGCGCGACATCGTGCTGGCGTTCCTGGCCGACGAGGAGGCCGGCGGCACCTACGGCGCCCGCCACCTCGTCGACCGCCACCCCCACCTCTTCGACGGCGTCACCGAGGCGATCAGCGAGGTGGGCGGCTTCTCGTTCACGGTGAGCGAGGAGCGGCGGCTCTATCTCGTCCAGACGGCCGAGAAAGGCATGCACTGGATGAAGCTGACCGTGGCCGGTACCGCGGGCCACGGCTCGATGATCCACCGGGACAACGCCATCACCGAGCTGTCCGAGGCCGTCGCACGGCTCGGCCGGCACACCTTCCCCGTCCGGGTCACCAAGACGACCCGGGCCTTCCTCGACGAGCTGGGCGACGCCCTGGGCACCCCGCTGGACCCCGAGGACATGCAGGCGACGCTGGCCCGGCTCGGCGGCATCGCCAAGCTGATCGGCGCGACCCTGAGCAACACCGCCAACCCGACCCAGCTCGGCGCCGGCTACAAGGTCAACGTCATCCCCGGCGAGGCCACCGCGCACGTCGACGGACGGTTCCTGCCGGGGTACGAGGACGAGTTCCTGGCCGACCTCGACCGGATCCTCGGCCCGAACGTGCGCCGCGAGGACGTGCACTCCGACAAGGCGCTGGAGACGTCCTTCGACGGGGCGCTGGTCGAGGCCATGCAGTCCTCGCTGCTCGCCGAGGACCCCACGGCGAAGGCGGTCCCGTACATGCTCTCGGGCGGCACCGACGCCAAGTCCTTCGACGACCTCGGCATCCGTGGGTTCGGCTTCGCCCCGCTCAAGCTTCCGCCGGAGCTGGACTTCGCCGGCATGTTCCACGGCGTCGACGAGCGGGTGCCGGTGGACGGGCTCAAGTTCGGGGTGCGCGTGCTGGACCGCTTCATCGACGCCTCCTGA
- a CDS encoding YchJ family protein — MVRRSARPRQRAAASVPAGCPCGLPASYEACCGRYHAGGGAVTAPTAEALMRSRYSAFVRGDVPYLLRTWHPRTRPERLEPDPGTRWTGLEILATSDGTAFHTSGVVEFRASYRGGTLHERSRFERVGGAWAYVDGEFPEPGAGAR, encoded by the coding sequence ATGGTCCGACGTTCCGCCCGTCCGCGGCAGCGAGCCGCCGCCTCCGTGCCCGCCGGCTGCCCGTGCGGGCTGCCCGCGTCCTACGAGGCGTGCTGCGGGCGCTACCACGCGGGCGGCGGTGCCGTGACCGCCCCCACCGCCGAGGCGCTGATGCGCTCGCGCTACAGCGCGTTCGTGCGCGGGGACGTGCCCTACCTGCTGCGGACCTGGCATCCGCGGACCCGGCCGGAGCGGCTGGAGCCGGATCCCGGGACGCGGTGGACGGGGCTGGAGATCCTCGCGACGTCCGACGGCACCGCGTTCCACACGTCCGGCGTCGTGGAGTTCCGGGCCTCCTACCGGGGCGGCACGCTGCACGAGCGCAGCCGGTTCGAGCGGGTGGGCGGGGCCTGGGCGTACGTGGACGGGGAGTTCCCCGAGCCGGGCGCGGGAGCGCGCTGA
- a CDS encoding FadR/GntR family transcriptional regulator yields the protein MTTPGRGLHGRVLDALGPAITAGEYPPGSVLRTDELAQRFDVSRSVMREAVRVLESMHLVESRRRVGVTVRPKAEWNVYDPQVIRWRLAGADRPHQLRSLTVLRSAVEPVAAGLAATHATAEQCAELTRCALGMVATSRGHRLQEYLVHDVAFHRVILTASGNEMFARLGDVVAEVLAGRTHHEVMFEDPDPAAVTLHVQVAEAVREGDPVRAERLTREITVGALQELDILAP from the coding sequence ATGACCACTCCGGGCCGGGGTCTGCACGGCCGAGTACTGGACGCCCTGGGGCCCGCGATCACCGCGGGTGAGTACCCGCCCGGCAGCGTTCTGCGCACCGACGAACTGGCCCAGCGCTTCGACGTCTCCCGCTCCGTGATGCGCGAGGCGGTCCGTGTGCTGGAGTCCATGCACCTCGTCGAGTCCCGCCGTCGCGTGGGCGTCACGGTGCGCCCCAAGGCCGAGTGGAACGTCTACGACCCGCAGGTCATCCGCTGGCGGCTGGCCGGCGCCGACCGCCCGCACCAACTGCGCTCGCTCACCGTCCTGCGCTCGGCGGTCGAGCCGGTCGCGGCGGGCCTCGCGGCGACGCACGCCACGGCGGAGCAGTGCGCCGAGCTGACGCGGTGCGCGCTGGGCATGGTGGCCACCTCACGCGGCCACCGCCTCCAGGAGTACCTGGTCCACGACGTCGCCTTCCACCGGGTGATCCTCACCGCGTCCGGCAACGAGATGTTCGCCAGGCTCGGCGACGTCGTCGCGGAGGTGCTGGCCGGGCGCACCCATCACGAGGTCATGTTCGAGGACCCCGACCCGGCCGCCGTCACCCTGCACGTCCAGGTCGCCGAGGCGGTCCGCGAGGGCGACCCGGTACGCGCCGAACGCCTCACCCGCGAGATCACGGTCGGCGCCCTCCAGGAACTCGACATCCTGGCCCCCTGA
- a CDS encoding gluconokinase has translation MRTPPVVVVMGVAGTGKTTIGPLLAARLGVPYAEGDDFHPQANIDKMSAGVPLDDDDRRPWLDAIGAWADERAGLGGVVSCSALKRSYRDRLRAAAPGVVFVHLAGDRSLIEDRMAHRQGHFMPTALLDSQFAALQPLQADEAGVCVDVRGGPESIAGRAVTALAGLPDPAA, from the coding sequence ATGCGCACCCCCCCTGTCGTCGTGGTGATGGGCGTCGCCGGCACGGGCAAGACCACCATCGGTCCACTGCTCGCCGCCCGGCTGGGCGTTCCGTACGCCGAGGGCGACGACTTCCACCCGCAGGCCAACATCGACAAGATGTCGGCCGGCGTCCCGCTCGACGACGACGACCGCCGGCCGTGGCTCGACGCCATCGGGGCCTGGGCGGACGAGCGGGCCGGGCTCGGCGGGGTGGTCAGCTGCTCGGCGCTGAAGCGGTCGTACCGCGACCGGCTCAGGGCCGCGGCCCCCGGAGTCGTCTTCGTGCACCTGGCGGGCGACCGGTCCCTGATCGAGGACCGCATGGCGCACCGGCAGGGCCACTTCATGCCGACCGCGCTGCTGGACTCCCAGTTCGCCGCCCTCCAGCCCCTCCAGGCCGACGAGGCGGGCGTCTGCGTCGACGTCCGCGGCGGCCCCGAGAGCATCGCCGGCCGGGCCGTGACGGCGCTCGCCGGCCTCCCCGACCCGGCCGCGTAA
- a CDS encoding GntP family permease produces MTRLSVEMLAADKVEPITSAGHAQLGIAVLAGIAVIVLLITKFKLHAFLALTIGSLALGAFAGAPLDKAIASFTAGLGSTVAGVGVLIALGAILGKLLADSGGADQIVDTILARAGGRSMPWAMVLIASVIGLPLFFEVGVVLLIPVVLMVAKRGNYSLMRIGIPALAGLSVMHGLVPPHPGPLVAIDAVGANLGVTLALGVLVAVPTVVVAGPLFSKVAARWVDVPAPDRMMPERPSEKLERRPGFGATLATILLPVVLMLSKALVDIVVDDPEHTVQRVFDVVGSPLIALLAAVLVGIFTLGRPAGFGRERISRLVDNGLAPIAGILLIVGAGGGFKQTLIDCGVGQMVLDVSKDWSIPALLLAWLIAVAIRLATGSATVATISAAGLVAPLAADMSTAHTALLVLAVGAGSLFFSHVNDAGFWLVKEYFGLSVGQNVKTWSVMETIISVVAGGLVLLLSLVV; encoded by the coding sequence GTGACCAGACTCAGCGTCGAGATGCTGGCGGCGGACAAGGTCGAGCCGATCACCTCGGCCGGCCACGCACAGCTGGGCATCGCCGTCCTGGCGGGCATCGCCGTGATCGTCCTGCTCATCACCAAGTTCAAGCTGCACGCCTTCCTGGCGCTGACCATCGGCTCGCTCGCGCTCGGCGCGTTCGCCGGGGCGCCCCTCGACAAGGCCATCGCCTCCTTCACCGCCGGGCTGGGCTCCACGGTCGCCGGGGTGGGCGTGCTGATCGCGCTGGGCGCGATCCTCGGCAAGCTGCTCGCGGACTCCGGGGGCGCCGACCAGATCGTGGACACCATCCTCGCCAGGGCCGGCGGCCGCTCGATGCCGTGGGCGATGGTGCTGATCGCGTCCGTGATCGGTCTGCCGCTGTTCTTCGAGGTGGGCGTGGTGCTGCTGATCCCGGTGGTGCTGATGGTCGCCAAGCGGGGCAACTACTCGCTCATGCGGATCGGCATCCCGGCGCTGGCCGGTCTGTCGGTGATGCACGGACTCGTCCCGCCGCACCCCGGCCCGCTGGTCGCGATCGACGCGGTCGGCGCCAACCTGGGCGTGACCCTGGCGCTCGGCGTGCTCGTCGCCGTGCCGACGGTCGTCGTGGCGGGTCCGCTGTTCTCGAAGGTCGCGGCCCGCTGGGTCGACGTCCCCGCGCCCGACCGCATGATGCCGGAGCGGCCCTCCGAGAAGCTGGAGAGGCGCCCGGGCTTCGGCGCCACGCTGGCCACCATCCTCCTGCCGGTCGTGCTGATGCTGTCCAAGGCGCTCGTCGACATCGTCGTGGACGACCCCGAGCACACCGTGCAGCGCGTGTTCGACGTCGTCGGCTCGCCCCTGATCGCGCTGCTCGCCGCCGTGCTCGTCGGCATCTTCACGCTGGGCCGGCCCGCGGGCTTCGGCAGGGAGCGGATCTCGCGCCTCGTGGACAACGGGCTCGCGCCCATCGCCGGCATCCTGCTGATCGTCGGCGCGGGCGGCGGCTTCAAGCAGACCCTCATCGACTGCGGTGTGGGCCAGATGGTCCTGGACGTGTCCAAGGACTGGTCGATACCGGCCCTGCTGCTGGCCTGGCTGATCGCGGTGGCGATCCGGCTGGCGACCGGATCGGCGACGGTGGCGACGATCTCCGCGGCCGGCCTGGTCGCGCCGCTCGCCGCCGACATGTCGACCGCGCACACCGCCCTGCTGGTGCTGGCCGTCGGCGCGGGCTCGCTGTTCTTCAGCCATGTCAACGACGCCGGATTCTGGCTGGTGAAGGAGTACTTCGGGCTGAGCGTCGGTCAGAACGTCAAGACCTGGTCGGTCATGGAGACCATCATCTCGGTGGTCGCGGGCGGCCTGGTCCTGCTGCTCTCGCTCGTCGTCTAG
- a CDS encoding SDR family oxidoreductase produces the protein MSHPLFDIGGRTALVTGSSRGIGLALARGLAEAGCTVVLNGRDAGRLERAAAEVPGDRVRTAVFDVTDGPSVAAGIADVEERVGHLDILVNNAGMQLRAPLLEFADADWHRLLDTNLTSAFLVGREAARRMTERGHGKIVNICSLQSEVARPGIAPYAAAKGALKMLTKGMCADWGPHGVQVNGLGPGYIETELTRPLVEDEEFSAWVRRRTPAGRWGRTEDLVGGVLFLASPAADFVNGQVLYVDGGMTSVL, from the coding sequence ATGAGTCATCCCCTGTTCGACATCGGCGGCCGGACCGCGCTGGTCACCGGCTCCAGCCGGGGCATCGGCCTCGCCCTCGCGCGGGGCCTGGCGGAGGCCGGCTGCACGGTGGTCCTCAACGGCCGCGACGCCGGACGCCTGGAGCGGGCCGCCGCCGAAGTGCCCGGCGACCGGGTCCGCACGGCCGTCTTCGACGTCACCGACGGCCCGTCCGTCGCCGCCGGGATCGCCGACGTCGAGGAACGGGTCGGCCACCTCGACATCCTCGTCAACAACGCGGGCATGCAACTGCGCGCCCCGCTGCTGGAGTTCGCGGACGCCGACTGGCACCGACTGCTGGACACCAACCTCACCAGCGCGTTCCTGGTGGGCCGGGAGGCCGCCCGGCGGATGACGGAACGCGGCCACGGGAAGATCGTCAACATCTGCTCCCTGCAGAGCGAGGTGGCGCGGCCCGGCATCGCGCCGTACGCGGCGGCCAAGGGCGCGCTGAAGATGCTCACCAAGGGCATGTGCGCGGACTGGGGCCCGCACGGCGTGCAGGTCAACGGGCTGGGTCCCGGCTACATCGAGACCGAGCTGACCCGGCCCCTGGTCGAGGACGAGGAGTTCAGCGCCTGGGTACGGCGGCGCACTCCGGCCGGGCGGTGGGGCCGCACCGAGGACCTCGTGGGCGGGGTGCTGTTCCTCGCCTCCCCCGCGGCGGACTTCGTCAACGGGCAGGTGCTCTACGTCGACGGCGGAATGACCAGTGTGCTCTGA
- a CDS encoding L-idonate 5-dehydrogenase, translating to MLGCVIHGRGDLRVEGLAEPSPGPGEVLVAVRYGGICGSDLHYWRHGGVGDFRLREPMVLGHEVVGTVLEHGSPDPSGVPLGAGVAVHPATPCGACPECARGLRNVCRDARYLGSAARTPHVQGGFAARIVVPAGQVRPLPAGLPLRRAALAEPLSVALHAVRRAGPVAGRRVLVTGAGPIGCLVVAAAKAAGAARVTATDLLPAALGFARAAGADTTVLAGDPENPEDPEDQAGRPPAEEADVAVEASGAAAGLDACLRGVRRGGTVVQLGMLPPGRSPFAGNLLVGREIELRGAFRFDAEFDDALALLAARPAFDRLISAVAPVTEAESAFALAADRERSCKVLLDFES from the coding sequence ATGCTGGGCTGTGTGATCCATGGTCGGGGCGACCTGCGCGTCGAGGGGCTCGCGGAGCCCTCGCCCGGACCGGGCGAGGTGTTGGTCGCCGTCCGCTACGGCGGGATCTGCGGCTCCGACCTGCACTACTGGCGGCACGGCGGGGTGGGCGACTTCCGGCTGCGCGAGCCGATGGTGCTCGGGCACGAGGTGGTGGGGACGGTGCTCGAGCACGGCTCCCCCGATCCGTCGGGCGTCCCCCTCGGCGCCGGGGTCGCCGTGCACCCGGCCACCCCGTGCGGGGCGTGCCCGGAGTGCGCCCGGGGCCTGCGCAACGTCTGCCGGGACGCCCGCTATCTCGGCAGCGCGGCCCGCACACCGCACGTCCAGGGCGGGTTCGCGGCCCGGATCGTCGTCCCCGCCGGTCAGGTGCGACCGCTTCCCGCCGGGCTCCCGTTGCGGCGGGCCGCGCTCGCCGAGCCGCTGTCGGTGGCCCTGCACGCGGTGCGGCGGGCCGGCCCGGTGGCCGGCCGCCGTGTCCTCGTCACCGGGGCCGGACCGATCGGCTGCCTGGTGGTCGCGGCGGCGAAGGCGGCGGGCGCGGCCCGGGTGACGGCGACGGACCTGCTGCCGGCGGCGCTCGGGTTCGCGCGCGCCGCCGGCGCCGACACGACCGTCCTCGCCGGGGATCCGGAGAATCCGGAGGATCCGGAGGATCAGGCGGGCCGGCCGCCGGCGGAGGAGGCGGACGTGGCCGTCGAGGCGTCCGGGGCGGCCGCCGGGCTCGACGCCTGTCTGCGGGGAGTGCGGCGCGGCGGGACGGTCGTCCAGCTCGGCATGCTGCCGCCCGGGCGGAGCCCGTTCGCGGGGAACCTGCTGGTAGGACGGGAGATCGAGCTGCGCGGGGCGTTCCGCTTCGACGCCGAGTTCGACGACGCCCTGGCGCTGCTCGCGGCACGCCCCGCGTTCGACCGTCTGATCAGCGCGGTGGCGCCGGTGACGGAGGCGGAGTCGGCGTTCGCGCTGGCGGCCGACCGGGAGCGGTCCTGCAAGGTCCTGCTGGACTTCGAAAGCTGA
- a CDS encoding cytochrome b/b6 domain-containing protein: MILRAEAPPAARVRRFTPAVRWVHRTTALLMGVCVVTASFLYVPEFAQLVGRRELVVRIHEWAGLALPAPVLAGLASRAFRADLGHLNRFGPHDRRWLRAALRRDKRRESRPAAKFNAGQKVYASWIAGASLVMLGTGLLMWFTHLAPIMWRTSATFVHDWLALTVGVVLAGHIGMAVADPEARRGMRTGSVSREWAEREHRLWRP; encoded by the coding sequence ATGATCCTACGAGCTGAGGCGCCGCCCGCCGCGCGAGTGCGCCGCTTCACCCCCGCCGTGCGCTGGGTGCACCGCACCACCGCCCTCCTGATGGGCGTGTGCGTGGTGACCGCGTCCTTCCTGTACGTCCCCGAGTTCGCCCAGCTCGTGGGGCGCCGGGAACTGGTGGTCCGTATCCACGAGTGGGCCGGGCTGGCCCTGCCGGCGCCCGTCCTGGCGGGCCTGGCGTCCCGCGCGTTCCGCGCCGACCTCGGTCACCTCAACCGCTTCGGCCCGCACGACCGGCGCTGGCTGCGGGCCGCCCTGCGCCGGGACAAGCGCCGCGAGTCGCGTCCGGCGGCCAAGTTCAACGCCGGGCAGAAGGTCTACGCGTCCTGGATCGCGGGCGCGAGCCTGGTCATGCTCGGCACGGGGCTGCTCATGTGGTTCACCCACCTCGCCCCGATCATGTGGCGCACCAGCGCGACCTTCGTCCACGACTGGCTGGCCCTGACCGTCGGCGTCGTGCTGGCCGGCCACATCGGCATGGCCGTGGCCGACCCGGAGGCGCGGCGCGGCATGCGCACCGGCTCGGTGAGCCGCGAGTGGGCGGAGCGGGAACACCGCCTGTGGCGCCCGTGA